In Prosthecochloris sp. GSB1, the following proteins share a genomic window:
- a CDS encoding NADH-quinone oxidoreductase subunit D, which yields MQELGKAEQASVRITPDGKNRIVIEKDLSSEEMILNMGPQHPSTHGVLRLECRTDGEVVIEAEPYLGYLHRCFEKHAEMTDYPGIVPYVDRMDYLASMNSDFAYAIAVEKLLDIEIPRRVEFLRVIVAELNRIASHLVAIGTYAIDLGAFTPFLFCFRDREHIMNLLEWASGARMLYNYILIGGVAYDFPKGFVERTAEFVNYFRPKAVELQKLLTENEIFVKRTRGVGMMPADVAINYGWSGPMLRGSGVEWDLRRADGYSVYPELDFRVCVPDGRFSDIGDSLSRHLVRAMEMEESLNIIEQCLDKMPSPEGFDPRAAIPKRIRPREGEVYGRAENPRGELGFYIQSDGKSTKPVRCKARSSCFVNLSAMKELSQGQLIPDLVAIIGSIDIVLGEVDR from the coding sequence ATGCAGGAGTTGGGAAAGGCGGAACAGGCATCGGTCAGGATCACTCCCGACGGGAAGAACCGGATCGTCATAGAGAAGGATCTTTCCAGCGAGGAGATGATTCTCAACATGGGGCCGCAGCACCCCTCGACGCACGGTGTGCTCAGGCTGGAATGCCGGACGGACGGTGAAGTGGTCATCGAGGCGGAGCCCTATCTCGGATACCTGCACCGCTGTTTCGAGAAGCATGCTGAAATGACCGACTATCCGGGTATCGTCCCCTATGTCGACCGCATGGACTACCTTGCGTCCATGAACAGTGATTTCGCCTACGCGATAGCCGTGGAAAAGCTTCTCGATATCGAGATTCCCCGCCGTGTGGAGTTTCTCAGGGTCATCGTTGCGGAACTCAACAGGATCGCCTCGCATCTTGTCGCTATCGGAACCTATGCCATCGATCTCGGCGCCTTCACCCCGTTTCTTTTCTGTTTCCGTGACCGCGAGCATATCATGAACCTGCTCGAATGGGCCTCAGGGGCGCGGATGCTCTATAACTACATTCTCATCGGCGGCGTCGCATACGATTTTCCCAAGGGCTTCGTGGAACGGACAGCCGAATTCGTGAACTATTTCAGGCCCAAGGCCGTCGAACTGCAGAAGCTTCTTACCGAAAACGAGATTTTCGTCAAGAGGACCAGGGGGGTCGGCATGATGCCTGCCGACGTAGCCATCAACTATGGCTGGTCTGGCCCGATGCTGCGCGGTTCAGGTGTGGAATGGGATCTGCGCAGGGCGGACGGTTACTCGGTTTATCCCGAACTCGATTTCAGGGTATGTGTGCCGGACGGGCGCTTCTCCGATATCGGAGACAGCCTGTCAAGGCATCTCGTCAGGGCAATGGAAATGGAGGAAAGCCTCAACATCATCGAGCAATGTCTCGACAAGATGCCGTCTCCGGAAGGCTTCGACCCAAGGGCAGCCATCCCCAAGCGCATTCGTCCCCGCGAGGGTGAGGTTTACGGACGCGCCGAAAACCCCAGGGGCGAGCTCGGCTTCTATATCCAGAGCGACGGCAAATCCACGAAACCTGTCCGCTGCAAGGCGCGTTCATC
- a CDS encoding NADH-quinone oxidoreductase subunit C: MSEQQEHTPAIPPAVERARVVWTVISEKFGDAVSPLDENPTMPFFEVARPELWLDIALFMRDNPKLRFNYMACLSGMDYPGEGKLGIVCNLESLGEHGYTIAVKVKCDREGGVIPSVSRVWKTAEWHEREAYDMYGMTFGGHRDMRRILCPEDWEGFPLRKDYQVQENYHGIKVPY; encoded by the coding sequence ATGTCAGAACAACAGGAACATACGCCGGCTATTCCGCCAGCGGTCGAAAGGGCCAGGGTCGTCTGGACCGTGATCAGCGAAAAGTTCGGCGACGCCGTTTCGCCGCTCGACGAAAATCCTACCATGCCGTTTTTCGAGGTCGCCAGGCCTGAGCTTTGGCTCGATATCGCGCTCTTCATGAGGGACAATCCGAAACTGCGGTTCAACTACATGGCCTGCCTTTCGGGGATGGATTATCCTGGCGAAGGGAAGCTGGGAATCGTCTGCAACCTCGAATCGCTCGGGGAGCACGGATACACCATCGCCGTCAAGGTGAAATGCGACCGTGAGGGAGGCGTCATTCCATCGGTTTCAAGGGTGTGGAAAACCGCTGAATGGCATGAGCGCGAGGCTTACGACATGTACGGCATGACCTTCGGCGGTCATCGGGACATGAGAAGGATCCTCTGTCCGGAGGATTGGGAAGGTTTCCCCCTGCGCAAGGATTATCAGGTACAGGAAAACTATCACGGCATCAAGGTGCCGTATTAG
- a CDS encoding NADH-quinone oxidoreductase subunit B, producing the protein MGLLDARITKHNVLVTSVDNVMNWARLSSLWPMGFGLACCAIEMMATNASNYDLERFGIFPRSSPRQSDLMIVAGTVTMKMAERVVRLYEQMPEPRYVLSMGSCSNCGGPYWQHGYHVLKGVDRVIPVDVYVPGCPPRPEALIGGLMKVQELIRMEQIGITRAEALKKLEEKSVDPGHLIEDARQGARAS; encoded by the coding sequence ATGGGTTTACTTGACGCAAGGATCACGAAGCATAACGTACTGGTGACATCGGTCGACAACGTCATGAACTGGGCGCGTCTCTCGTCGCTCTGGCCGATGGGCTTCGGTCTCGCTTGCTGCGCCATCGAGATGATGGCCACCAACGCCTCCAACTACGATCTCGAGCGGTTCGGAATTTTCCCCCGTTCATCTCCGCGCCAGTCCGATCTGATGATCGTCGCCGGCACGGTAACCATGAAGATGGCTGAGAGGGTCGTCAGGCTCTACGAGCAAATGCCGGAGCCGAGGTATGTCCTTTCCATGGGAAGCTGTTCGAACTGCGGCGGACCATACTGGCAGCACGGCTACCATGTGCTGAAGGGAGTCGACCGCGTTATCCCGGTCGATGTCTATGTTCCGGGTTGTCCTCCGCGTCCGGAGGCGCTCATCGGCGGTCTCATGAAGGTACAGGAATTGATCCGCATGGAGCAGATCGGTATTACCCGCGCCGAAGCCCTGAAGAAACTCGAGGAGAAAAGCGTCGATCCAGGTCATCTGATCGAGGATGCCCGCCAGGGCGCCAGGGCTTCATAG
- a CDS encoding NADH-quinone oxidoreductase subunit A: MDQTLSDFGTVFVFLLLGIIFVVGGYLTARLLRPSRPNPEKLAIYECGEEAVGSAWVKFNIRFYVVALIFIIFDVEVVFLFPWATVFKQLGEFALIEALVFAGILVIGLVYAWVKGDLDWVRPEPNIPKMPVVGDRES; encoded by the coding sequence ATGGACCAAACGTTGAGTGATTTCGGCACCGTTTTCGTTTTTCTTCTCCTCGGTATCATTTTCGTTGTCGGAGGCTATCTGACAGCCCGCCTTTTACGCCCAAGCAGACCCAATCCCGAAAAACTCGCCATATACGAGTGCGGTGAGGAAGCCGTCGGTTCGGCATGGGTGAAATTCAACATTCGTTTCTACGTCGTCGCGCTGATCTTCATCATTTTCGATGTGGAGGTCGTTTTTCTCTTCCCCTGGGCGACGGTGTTCAAGCAGCTCGGCGAGTTCGCGCTGATCGAGGCGCTTGTGTTCGCGGGTATTCTCGTGATCGGACTCGTCTATGCGTGGGTCAAGGGCGATCTTGACTGGGTGCGCCCGGAGCCGAATATACCGAAAATGCCGGTAGTGGGGGACAGGGAGTCCTGA
- a CDS encoding tetratricopeptide repeat protein — translation MQDREPLEKTAVAGECGDSSKRYGFALDCIESGRFARAVEILDELLAERGGDADTYYARGVANMSSGNYRDAARDFLRAAALDRGFLHAYKNLGYVQLTMGREEQALKTLGRALAIDPGYVDAYCLLGDVHLDLGEYDTARAMIEKALELEPEGADPHCKMAMYHLALGDLRGLRKEYEILKTLDPSLAGQIGGLFFSDNG, via the coding sequence ATGCAGGACAGAGAACCCCTTGAAAAAACGGCCGTGGCCGGAGAGTGCGGCGACAGCTCGAAACGTTACGGATTCGCCCTTGACTGTATCGAAAGCGGCCGCTTCGCGCGCGCGGTCGAGATCCTCGATGAACTCCTGGCGGAGCGTGGGGGCGACGCCGATACCTACTATGCCAGGGGGGTGGCCAACATGTCGAGCGGCAACTACCGTGACGCCGCAAGGGATTTTCTGCGCGCGGCCGCCCTGGACAGGGGGTTTCTTCACGCATACAAAAACCTCGGATACGTGCAGCTCACGATGGGCAGGGAGGAACAGGCGCTGAAAACGCTCGGAAGGGCGCTTGCCATCGATCCCGGTTATGTCGATGCGTACTGTCTGCTCGGCGATGTCCACCTCGATCTCGGTGAATACGACACGGCAAGGGCCATGATCGAAAAAGCGCTCGAACTCGAACCCGAAGGAGCCGACCCTCATTGCAAGATGGCGATGTACCATCTCGCCCTGGGCGACCTGCGTGGACTGAGAAAGGAGTACGAAATACTTAAAACGCTCGATCCTTCGCTCGCCGGGCAGATCGGCGGGCTGTTCTTCAGCGACAATGGTTGA
- a CDS encoding ferrochelatase, which produces MVKKNYAVVIVTYGEVEKLTLRNLWPSTRRIVKVITRQIVNVPRLLIYLVADYRSTRHYINWRLNNYESTLVATNRRQAAMIAEALSEYNERHPEAPRFSVHEAYYFVPPYLEDTLRDVEGRFDGVIVVPMIPVESAFSCGVACQVVFDVYGNTRYQQVRLLNKLWQDPELHRIYVDYLFRSVDLSYVRKGARIGLVLVIHGTLVRDRAGNPPRVFTGLNETGEFFDMMKKRIMDDPRNVFDGIRQGCMNHSTGGEWTSETVEKAFREFKAEGCDSVVMFPYGFFADNSETEYEARKLLEKSSFRYKQYIRCVNGFPSFARWLASRIVDEAKSLDDIQEAFESLGTQKTG; this is translated from the coding sequence ATTGTGAAGAAGAACTATGCCGTCGTCATCGTAACATACGGGGAGGTCGAGAAGCTGACGCTACGCAATCTATGGCCAAGCACGAGGCGCATCGTCAAGGTCATTACCCGGCAGATCGTCAACGTTCCCAGGCTGTTGATCTATCTTGTCGCCGACTACCGTTCGACACGTCATTACATCAACTGGCGTTTGAATAATTACGAATCGACGCTCGTCGCGACCAACAGACGGCAGGCCGCAATGATTGCCGAGGCTCTTTCGGAATACAATGAACGTCATCCCGAGGCTCCCCGGTTTTCTGTCCATGAGGCCTACTATTTTGTGCCGCCCTATCTCGAGGATACGCTACGCGATGTCGAGGGCCGCTTCGACGGCGTGATCGTCGTTCCCATGATACCCGTCGAATCCGCTTTTTCCTGCGGCGTCGCCTGCCAGGTCGTTTTCGATGTATACGGAAATACACGCTATCAGCAGGTTCGCCTGCTCAACAAGCTATGGCAGGACCCGGAACTGCACCGCATCTACGTCGATTATCTTTTCAGGAGCGTTGATCTGTCGTATGTGCGCAAGGGTGCGAGAATCGGCCTCGTGCTTGTCATTCACGGCACTCTCGTGCGTGACCGTGCGGGCAATCCGCCCAGGGTATTCACGGGCCTCAACGAGACCGGGGAATTTTTCGACATGATGAAAAAACGTATCATGGATGATCCCCGCAACGTTTTCGACGGTATTCGCCAGGGATGCATGAACCATTCGACAGGAGGGGAGTGGACATCGGAAACCGTCGAAAAGGCTTTTCGGGAATTCAAGGCGGAGGGATGCGACAGCGTGGTGATGTTTCCCTACGGCTTTTTCGCGGACAACAGCGAAACCGAGTATGAGGCTCGCAAGCTGCTGGAAAAATCCTCTTTTCGCTACAAGCAATATATTCGTTGCGTGAACGGTTTTCCTTCTTTCGCCCGATGGCTCGCGTCGCGTATCGTCGATGAAGCAAAATCGCTCGATGACATCCAGGAGGCGTTCGAGAGTCTCGGGACCCAAAAAACAGGCTGA
- a CDS encoding phosphatase PAP2 family protein — translation MPLQRLASLISWVVSPIVVAPAAYLVIILYGFTDDPARFRYLAVLFLASTIVPMLLVYGLKKIGKVSDYNITFREQRFLPLLVMVGVNLLGYEVMQQLDAPRIFTGILLFNAVNTVLILLITLQWKISIHLLTLASSIALVFLQFGAVAFWLLLLVPVLMWSRMYLKAHTFMQTLVGSVIGFLAIYAELKWWIGL, via the coding sequence ATGCCGCTTCAACGTCTCGCTTCCCTGATATCCTGGGTTGTCAGTCCCATCGTCGTCGCTCCAGCGGCATATCTCGTCATCATTCTCTACGGTTTTACTGACGATCCGGCTCGCTTCAGATATCTGGCGGTGCTTTTTCTTGCCAGCACCATCGTGCCCATGCTGCTGGTCTACGGCCTGAAAAAGATCGGCAAGGTTTCTGACTACAACATAACATTCCGCGAACAGCGTTTTCTGCCGCTTCTCGTCATGGTGGGAGTCAATCTTCTGGGATATGAAGTAATGCAGCAACTCGATGCACCGCGAATTTTTACGGGCATTTTGCTGTTTAATGCTGTGAATACGGTGCTGATTCTCCTGATCACGCTGCAGTGGAAAATCAGCATCCATCTTTTGACGCTGGCATCTTCCATTGCGCTTGTTTTCCTTCAGTTCGGGGCGGTGGCATTCTGGCTGTTGCTGCTGGTGCCGGTGCTTATGTGGTCGAGGATGTACCTGAAGGCGCATACCTTCATGCAGACGCTCGTGGGGTCCGTTATAGGGTTCCTTGCCATTTACGCCGAACTTAAGTGGTGGATCGGATTGTGA
- a CDS encoding HIT family protein: MRKMYSPWREAYMESFKEAKKHETRGKSVFADIPPEEDEERYVLHRAEKCFIIMNLYPYNCGHLMVVPYRQTPDFSDLDNETRLEVMHLADLCMEALKKTISPHGFNFGANLGKVAGGSIDSHIHFHIVPRWEGDTNFMPVVGDTKVLSNDMRRLYLQLRETIGVILRGKKA, from the coding sequence ATGAGGAAAATGTACTCGCCGTGGAGGGAGGCCTACATGGAATCCTTCAAGGAGGCGAAAAAGCACGAAACCAGGGGGAAATCCGTTTTCGCCGACATACCTCCGGAGGAAGACGAGGAACGCTACGTGCTGCACCGTGCGGAAAAGTGCTTCATCATCATGAACCTTTATCCCTACAACTGCGGCCACCTCATGGTCGTCCCCTACCGTCAGACACCCGATTTCAGCGACCTCGACAATGAAACGAGACTCGAAGTCATGCACCTCGCCGACCTCTGCATGGAAGCCCTGAAGAAAACCATCAGCCCGCACGGCTTCAATTTCGGAGCCAATCTCGGCAAGGTGGCGGGAGGCAGCATCGACTCCCACATCCATTTCCACATCGTCCCCCGCTGGGAGGGCGACACGAATTTCATGCCGGTCGTCGGTGACACGAAGGTGCTCAGCAACGACATGCGCAGACTTTACTTGCAGCTAAGGGAAACCATCGGGGTCATTCTCCGGGGAAAAAAAGCATAA
- a CDS encoding class I SAM-dependent methyltransferase, translating into METASCPINGASEAVPFMKAPDRLAPETDSEWSLVRDRETGLIYLSPRPTEEEMALHYPESGYDPHRPTVTVKTLSDRLYLALRHCSLLWKASLIERNGPPLSPDSRLLEIGCSDGGLLDALMKRNGIPAGNCRGYEKSGRSSELARKRFGLDIQTADICDTLPSDSFDRIILWHSLEHLHRLNETLAAVSRLLAPEGRIVIALPNAASLDAALYGRNWVAWDAPRHLYHFTPLTLAKLLRKHGLEVTAMRQFIPDTFYNCLLSEALSFRASGGIKPLLLARGLLRAIRSIVSGIQDRAASSTLVYHIKSTRGGKPGT; encoded by the coding sequence ATGGAAACGGCGTCCTGCCCCATAAACGGCGCCAGTGAAGCCGTGCCGTTCATGAAGGCGCCCGACCGGCTCGCTCCGGAAACTGATTCCGAATGGAGCCTTGTCCGCGACCGCGAGACCGGCCTGATCTACCTCTCTCCAAGGCCTACCGAAGAGGAAATGGCTCTCCACTATCCCGAATCCGGTTACGATCCGCACCGCCCGACAGTCACCGTAAAAACCTTGAGTGACAGGCTTTACCTTGCACTGCGACATTGTTCGCTGCTCTGGAAAGCCTCCCTCATAGAACGAAACGGTCCTCCGCTCTCGCCGGATTCGAGGCTGCTTGAAATCGGTTGCTCGGACGGCGGCCTGCTGGACGCGCTCATGAAGAGGAACGGCATCCCCGCCGGAAATTGCCGGGGATACGAAAAAAGCGGCCGCTCGTCCGAGTTGGCGAGAAAACGCTTCGGTCTCGACATACAGACTGCCGACATCTGTGACACGCTCCCTTCAGATTCCTTCGACCGCATCATCCTCTGGCATTCGCTCGAACACCTCCACCGGCTGAACGAAACACTTGCAGCCGTCTCGCGTCTCCTCGCGCCGGAGGGCAGGATAGTCATAGCGCTACCGAACGCGGCAAGTCTCGACGCGGCCCTCTACGGCAGGAACTGGGTCGCCTGGGACGCCCCCAGGCACCTCTATCATTTTACACCGCTCACACTGGCAAAACTCCTCCGCAAGCACGGCCTCGAAGTCACCGCCATGCGCCAATTCATCCCCGACACCTTCTACAACTGTCTCCTCAGCGAGGCGCTGTCCTTCCGTGCATCGGGAGGGATAAAGCCTCTGCTTTTGGCGAGAGGCCTGCTCCGGGCAATCCGGAGCATCGTGTCCGGAATTCAAGACCGCGCCGCATCCTCGACTCTCGTTTACCATATCAAATCCACACGAGGCGGCAAACCGGGAACTTAA
- a CDS encoding cation:proton antiporter yields the protein MPELSFIHTVPFYEITALLVLAAALGFLSLLLRQPMIVSFIAVGVLAGPSLLDIVQSQEYIDLMAELGIALLLFLVGLKLDLSLVRSLGLVSLATGLGQVLFTSVAGFFIGLSLGLDTATSLYVAVALTFSSTIIIVKLLSDKKEVDSLHGRIALGFLIVQDLVVVIAMMALSAYDVGSAAGNDQGTLLRIGSVLFYGGLMLLVVSLFIRFLATPLVNRFARSPELLVTFALGWAALLASAGDITGFSKELGGLLAGVSLASTPFRESLVARMASLRDFLLLFFFISLGMNLDLGLLGSQIVPAMIFSLFVLIGNPLIVMIIMGILGYRKRTGFLAGLTVAQISEFSLIFMAMGRDLGHIEPEAMGLVTLVGLVTIAMSVYMITYSHTLYRFLEPLLGVFERRIPSSEPQQSEGSLKKDGYDIIMFGIGRYGTAVAHYLKQDGYRVLAVDFNPDEVRLWKKSGHDIVYGDASDQEFLATLPLDEAKWVISAVSQHELGLSGEDPRMVLIDALKRLGYNGRIAVSTQRIQEKEKLREKGADFVFLPFYDAAERAAERINEDLGRNRSQKQLT from the coding sequence ATGCCCGAACTTTCATTCATCCATACCGTACCGTTCTACGAGATCACCGCGCTGCTGGTATTGGCCGCCGCCTTGGGTTTTCTCAGCCTGCTCCTTCGCCAGCCGATGATCGTCAGCTTCATCGCGGTCGGGGTGCTCGCAGGTCCTTCGCTGCTCGATATCGTCCAGTCGCAGGAATACATCGATCTCATGGCGGAGCTGGGCATCGCTCTCCTCCTTTTCCTCGTTGGCCTGAAGCTCGACCTTTCACTGGTCCGCTCGCTCGGCCTTGTCTCTCTGGCGACGGGCCTCGGCCAGGTGCTCTTCACTTCCGTTGCGGGATTTTTCATCGGGCTGTCACTCGGGCTCGATACGGCGACCTCGCTCTATGTCGCCGTCGCCCTGACGTTTTCAAGCACCATTATCATTGTCAAGCTGCTTTCGGACAAAAAGGAAGTCGATTCGCTGCACGGACGAATCGCTCTCGGGTTCCTTATCGTGCAGGACCTGGTCGTGGTGATCGCCATGATGGCGCTTTCGGCATACGACGTCGGCAGCGCTGCTGGAAACGACCAGGGCACACTCTTGCGCATTGGTTCCGTATTGTTTTACGGCGGGCTGATGCTCCTTGTCGTCAGCCTGTTCATCAGATTTCTCGCAACGCCGCTGGTGAACCGTTTCGCGCGATCGCCCGAACTGCTGGTCACCTTCGCTCTCGGCTGGGCCGCACTGCTTGCATCGGCCGGCGACATAACAGGCTTCAGCAAGGAGCTCGGCGGTCTTCTTGCGGGCGTTTCCCTCGCCTCGACCCCCTTCAGGGAATCCCTTGTCGCGCGAATGGCTTCACTGCGGGATTTTCTCCTGCTTTTCTTCTTCATCTCTCTCGGCATGAACCTCGATCTGGGCCTGCTGGGCTCGCAGATCGTTCCCGCAATGATTTTTTCGCTTTTCGTGCTGATCGGCAACCCCCTGATCGTCATGATAATCATGGGAATACTCGGCTACAGAAAAAGAACCGGTTTTCTTGCCGGCCTGACGGTCGCCCAGATCAGCGAATTTTCATTGATTTTCATGGCGATGGGACGCGATCTCGGCCATATCGAACCCGAAGCCATGGGCCTCGTCACCCTGGTTGGGCTCGTCACGATAGCCATGTCGGTATACATGATCACCTATTCACACACCCTCTACCGGTTCCTCGAACCGCTTTTGGGCGTGTTTGAAAGAAGAATCCCGTCGAGTGAGCCCCAGCAGAGCGAGGGTTCGCTGAAAAAGGACGGTTACGACATCATCATGTTCGGCATTGGCCGCTACGGCACGGCCGTCGCCCACTATCTCAAACAGGACGGCTACCGTGTCCTTGCCGTGGATTTCAATCCCGACGAGGTGCGCCTGTGGAAAAAAAGCGGACATGACATCGTCTACGGCGACGCGAGCGATCAGGAATTCCTTGCCACGCTGCCGCTCGACGAAGCGAAATGGGTTATTTCTGCCGTCTCCCAGCACGAACTCGGCCTTTCGGGCGAGGACCCCAGAATGGTGCTGATCGACGCGCTCAAACGTCTCGGCTATAACGGCAGGATCGCCGTATCCACGCAGCGCATCCAGGAAAAGGAGAAGCTCCGCGAAAAAGGCGCGGACTTTGTTTTTCTTCCCTTTTACGATGCAGCCGAACGGGCGGCTGAACGCATAAACGAAGATCTCGGACGAAACAGATCGCAGAAGCAGCTCACCTGA
- a CDS encoding universal stress protein encodes MIPLTSILYAASGNDERKSGGLRQALRLCRDSNTPLTVVQICPDVPEKHAPLQNRFMDFLEDELHDSLASVRKELDIPEQTVRARIVVRQQAGTPPAISLIRMVIDEEYGLLVKDAEAVEGGRGFKGTDMTLLRKCPCPVWLARNTAHAGPPVRLAVAIDPESREPGERELSLNLLRTAGSLARGFEGELSVVSCWEYEFERFLRYKSWVNISEEELRMNAEDIRKDLLGEIERLVHESEIAVDRRIHHMRGRPEDLIPEFTEQHKTDLLIMGTLARTGIPGFLIGNTAENILEKTSCSLLALKPEGFVSPVRPE; translated from the coding sequence ATGATTCCTCTTACAAGCATCCTCTACGCCGCCTCCGGCAACGACGAAAGGAAAAGCGGCGGACTGCGCCAGGCCTTACGGCTTTGCCGCGATAGCAATACGCCGCTGACGGTCGTTCAGATCTGTCCCGATGTGCCGGAGAAACATGCTCCGCTGCAAAACCGTTTCATGGATTTTCTCGAAGATGAACTCCACGATTCCCTGGCAAGCGTAAGAAAAGAGCTCGACATCCCGGAACAAACGGTCCGGGCACGCATTGTCGTTCGTCAGCAGGCCGGCACTCCGCCAGCAATCTCGCTGATCCGGATGGTCATCGATGAAGAGTACGGCCTCCTGGTCAAGGACGCCGAAGCCGTCGAGGGCGGCCGAGGGTTCAAGGGAACCGACATGACGCTGCTGCGGAAATGTCCCTGCCCTGTCTGGCTCGCAAGAAATACGGCCCATGCCGGCCCTCCGGTTCGCCTGGCGGTGGCGATCGATCCGGAAAGCCGCGAACCGGGAGAACGGGAGCTGTCCCTGAACCTGCTGCGGACCGCAGGCTCGCTCGCCAGGGGCTTCGAAGGAGAACTTTCCGTAGTATCCTGCTGGGAGTACGAATTCGAACGCTTCCTTCGATACAAGTCCTGGGTCAACATTTCGGAAGAAGAACTGCGCATGAACGCCGAGGACATCCGCAAGGATCTCCTCGGGGAAATCGAACGTCTCGTGCATGAATCGGAGATCGCCGTCGACCGCCGCATCCATCACATGAGGGGTCGCCCGGAAGACCTGATCCCCGAATTCACGGAACAGCACAAGACCGACCTTCTTATCATGGGAACGCTGGCGAGAACAGGAATTCCCGGATTCCTCATCGGCAACACGGCGGAAAACATTCTTGAAAAAACCTCGTGCTCGCTGCTTGCGCTCAAACCGGAAGGGTTCGTTTCACCTGTCCGGCCTGAATGA